The Microcystis panniformis FACHB-1757 region CTATGCCCCATAAACGTAATCCCATCCGTTCAGAACGCTTAACGGGAATGGCGAGAATTATCCGTAGTCATAGCGTTTCCGCTTTAGAAAATATCGCCCTCTGGCACGAAAGAGATATTTCCCATAGTTCCGTAGAACGGGTAATGCTGCCAGATGTTTGCATTTTGACCCACTTTATGCTCAAGGAAATCACCGATTTAGTCAAAAATCTGCTGGTGTATCCCGAAAACATGAAGCGAAATATGAATGTTTACGGTGGTGTGATTTTCAGTCAAAGAGTTCTTTTAACTTTGGTGAGTAAGGGAATTAGCCGGGAATCTGCCTATAAAATCGTCCAAGAAAACGCCCATCGCGCTTGGAACACCGATAACGGCAATTTTAAAGCTTTTATCAGCCAAGATGAGCGAGTTACCGGTATTTTATCCCCCGACGAGATCGAAAGTTGCTTTGATCCCCAGCAGCACCTAAATCATCTTAATAGCATCTACCAAAGGTTAGATATTTAAGGAGCTTTCAGTGATCAGCTAACCACTAGCTTGTTGCTTTAGAAAGGTAATGACAGCGTTTTGGATTGTCGGTTGGCGATCGATCTTTTCTCAGAAAGCGATCGCTATTCGTTTCTCGATCAAGGTCGCGTTTGAAGATAAAACTAAAGAATCGGCGCAAGCGAGTACGAATCGGGTAAAATAAGGGTCTGTATTCGGAGTGTTCGTTTTTATGATGAAAATCAAACTCTTGAATTTAGGTAGTATTAAAGAGGCAGAAGTGGATCTTCGGCCTCTAACCGTTATTATTGGCCCGAATAATTCTAATAAAACTTATATCGCCTACTCGATTTATGGGTTATGGATTAATCATCGTGACGGCCTTTTTTTTTCTAGTGAAATTTTAGAAAAAATAGAATTTACAAATCAAGCCGATCATTGGTCTTTAAAAATAGACCGACGTTTTTATGATGTTATATCCGAAATTGTTCAAAAGTCCGCATCTGAATTTAGCGGGATAAAACTACAATCTTTTTTCCAAGATTCTAGCGGCAAGATTTTTGAAAAAACGAAATTCAGTATCGAAATTTCCGAAGATGATATTAAAACAGCTATAGAAAAAGTTTTAGCGCATATAATTGAGTATCGCCAGTCATTAGCTTCATTTGGAATCAAGAAAATCGAGCGAAGCGACAACAATAATGAGATTTTATTTTATCCAGAAAAAGAAGCTGAAATTTATGATTATAAAAACATGGTTCTTCTTGATTTTGTTGCTGGTGTTGTAACATTTTCATTTTCTGACATACTTCCTTTACCCGCCGAAAGAAACGCTTTTATAAATACCTATAAAATGCTGGCCAATAGAAGATATAAGCTACTTAAAGAGAATCAGAGAGAGCGATTGATACGAGGACGTATTAATCGAGAGCCATTGATACAAGGACTTATTAATCGAGATAAGCAGTTAGAGTTACTGAAAGAACAGGGAGATATTCGCTATCCTCAACCAGTAGAGGATTTTTTAGATTTTTTAACTGACATAGAACTAGAAAATAAGCCCGATCCCATTGCCAAAAACAAAAATGATTTTCAAAAATTAGCTGATCAAATTGAAAAGTATATTCAAAATAACAATAAAACAATCTTTAAAAAGACTAAATTCGGAGGCAGAGAAATTAAAGTTTCGGTAAAAAGAAGTTTAGAGATCGATCTTTATAATGCTTCCTCGTCTATTAAACAATTAGCCCCGCTTTTACTCTATTTGCGCTATCGAGCAAAATCGGGGGATTTTCTGGTGATCGATGAGCCTGAAATGAACTTACATCCAGAATCTCAGGTAAAATTGTTAGAATCTTTAGCGATTTTAGTAAATTTAGGAGTTAGAATTTTATTGACGACTCATAGCCCCTATTTGATGGCTCATCTTAACAATATCGTTAATGGTAATCACCAAAATCCAGAACTTTTAGCCGAACAAGCTAAATTGCTTTATCTGCAAGATAGCCGAGGTTTTCTTAAAATGGAACAGGTTAGTGCCTATGAAATAAAAATAATAAATTACTTTCTTTACACGACCCTGAATACGGTATTCGTTGGGATACTCTCAGCGATGTATCAGTTGATATTCAACAAAAGTTTTTTGCAATTTATGAAGCAGGACAACAAAACCAAGAAACCGAAGAAGGATGTTCCTCAGAAGAAGAATAAACTCGATTGGCAAAAATTTAACTTTTTAGAAAATTTGCTTATTTTCTGTACCGTACCCAATCGGATCGCTCCACCCGAAAGCGGTGTCAGCTTTCGGATTACCAAGCCAGAAAAAGATTCCGTTTGTATTTTATTTAAAACTGATCGTCAGAAGGATCCTCTCGTTAGAAATCAAAAGCAGAAAAGACCTGATTATTTATCTCTTTTTATTCAGAATGACTTACTTCTGCTGACAATTATCGAGATGAAGGGAACTAATAAAAATTCCACGAGTACAGGTATCGAACAAATTACAACTTTTAGAGATATTTTAAAACAAGAAATTGCCGATCATGTCACCAGTAAACTCAAATATAAATTACAAGCTATCCTATTAACTCCCTATAATGCCGATATTCCTGAAAAGGAGATCTACAAGGAAGCGGAGAAAGGATTTATTATTTTACCTATCCAGTATGATTCTAAAGCGGAGCTTTATCCTTATGTTTCCAAGACTTACAGGAAAGCGGATTTAAGCAAAATAGGCAAAATAAAGCATAGTCACGACGAGCAACATAAAGAATCCGATTGTTTGTTAATCGAAAACTTGTTGGCTAGACAAGCATCGGACAAACGTAAACAGGATAACTATTATTCATGTAAATTCACTCCCGCCAAAGATAGACAAGGCATCTATATAGATTATCAGGTGTCGAGCGATCAAGACTGGATCACCCTATTAACCGATCCGCAGGGAAAGAAAGTTCAATTGGCTTACTGTAGTGATGATTCTCAAAGTTCAATCGATCAAATTCAGGAAGAGATTAAAAATTTAAACCTATGTCGAATGGTAGAGATGGTAAGTCGCCTAATCAATAGTTAGTATAAAAAAGTGGTGTAGAGAAATCGGCGTTGCTGATTTGAGATATGAATCTTCTTTTCTGGTATTTTTAAAACCTAGAGCCAAACTAACTTTTGCACGGGAACCTGTACAGTTGCCATTCATGCCTTGATTCAGCAATGCCGTTTCTTGCTGCAAATCCGACTAAGCAACTAATCTACGACAGGGAACGCACCTTATGCCATTTTTCTTTATTCGTGGCAGACATTCTACTCCTTTCTCCCTTTTTGGGAGAAGGATTGAGGTTGAAGGCAATTAACCATCTCTGCCATTACTTTAGAAAAATGCTATTAGCAAGGTCCTATTCACGTTTGATCAGGATTATCCTCTATATTGTTGACTTTCGTTAATTGTGGAAAAATATCTCGTACTGCCTTTTCAAATTTTTTGTAGGAAGACAAGGATTCTAATTTCGACAATGGGATTTTTGTACCAAGCGGTGAATATAAATCGTCAATTTTTAGTTTATTTCGATACCGTTTAGTCATACCTTCTCTGGCTTTATTGATGGCATTTTTAATCGTTTCTTTCGGATTGCTAAAAGATTCGGGATCTTTATCGATTGCTAACTCACTATCACTTTTATTTGTACACAATTCTTTTTTTAGTAATTCTTTGTCTGCTAATATCCAAGCTTCAGTCATTTGTATTGGAACGATAGCAACTAAATTTTTGCATAAGTCTCCCTCGTCTGATTTAATAGCATTAAAAGCCGGATCAATTCTTTCCTTAAATGCGTTTTCATCTGTTTTATCATCTGCGTCTGCATGGAAGCACAAAACCATTGCTCCCTTCTCCACCGCTTGAATTGCGTATTTTTTAGCTTTTTCTCGGATATTTTCGCCAGAGATTTGTGGAAGACAAATTGGTTCAAAAATTTCTATTTCTTGTTCATCGTCAAAAGCAACTCTCTCGAAAGTGCGCTGAATAATATTCGGTAAAAATCTATGATCGGAACTGCCTTCTGTAGCTAAGGCAATAATTATTTGTTTGATTTTTTTTGCCATCTTAATTGATTTACGTTAATTGGTTTTGTTGATTTTTAATATTTTTAATCGCACTTTCAGCATCAGCAGTTTTTAGATATTCGACAACTTCCGAGAGAGTTAGCTTGGCCTCATTTTCGGAGAAAAATAAGGTTAATTGCTTTTTATTCTCTTTGATAACAGGGTGAAAATTACTGCTTTTCATCTTAATTCGCTTCCCTTCAATAGTGGATATTATAGTGGTAAGTTGAGAAAGCCAAATGCTGACATTTTCATCATCTTGCCAATTAATTAATTGACTCACCAGAACTGGAGAATGAGTGTTCACTATTACTTGGCGTAAAGGCATTTCAGTATCTTCAAAATCGACAGTTAGCTCTTTTAATAATCTTGCCATTGCTTGAATACGAAAAGGATGGATGCCATTTTCTGGCTCTTCAAAACACAGTAATCCTGTGTGTTGTCGGTCGTATTGCAGGACACATAATGTTAATAAACGTAGGGTTCCTTCGGAAAGCACTCTCGAAGAAAACTCCCGACCATCATCACCTTTTACCTTGATAATAAATTGTCGATTTGCTTTGTCATCATAAACATTAACTTCTGTAAGATTCGGTAGCAGATTATTGAGATCACGGGAAATTGCTGTGAGGGTATATTCATCATCTTGTTTGATGCGAAATAAAGCAGCGGCTAAATTCTTTCCGCTTGCTGTTATTGTATCTCTGATGCCCATATCTTGACGCGTAGGTTCTCGCAGATCTTCGGGATTAAGCTGCATAAACTTCCAACTCAGCATTTCTTGTTTGGCGGCTAATATATGTTTAAAATCTATAGTATTAATGCTGCTTAAAACAGTTTGTGATGCGTTTTTTGCGGGAAATACTTTTTTATTTCCTTGTTGACCGTCTTGAGGTACAACAATGGTAGCAATACCATTAATATCTTCAGTCTTAATATAAGGAATCGCTCTCCTACCCGTTACTACTTTTGGTCGCCAAGTTTCCAATACTGTCTTAGGAATATAATTTTTTACCCAATTATCTTCATTGTGCTTTAAATTTTCTAAACATTCATCAACAATATACAAGTTTTCAAATCCACTTATATTAGACTCTCGTTTAATTTTTAATTGATAGCGCAACCTTGTATATTTAAGATCGACTTCCCCACCCCAATTATCTTTTACCTTGCGATTGACTAACATTTCCACTATAAATTCCATTTCCGTGGCGTAGTCGTCCTCATCATATTGGGTAAAAAGTTCGCTAGGATGTCCTCTTTGCTCGCTAAAAGCCGTCTTCAGATCCACTTCTGCCAACCGCGTCAACAATTGCAAAGCATCAAATAAATTACTCTTACCAGAAGCATTAACCCCAGCAACTACAGTAAGCGGCGTGAATACCATTTCAAAATTATGAAAGGATTTAAAGCCATGAATTTTAATATAAGTAATCATAGTTTTAGGCGATAGGTAATATTAAAACATCAGCGCGACATTTAACCATACTGGACAATCTTCTCAGCTTTCGCCTGATACTGTCCCACTATAATCTAGACATTGGTTTACAGAGGTAGTGCGATGCCGCAGATTTTGTCGGGTGCGTTCCCTGCTGCAACGAGGGGGAACGCACCTTACCGATCGATTCCTGAGAGTATAGGGTCTTAGTCTGAAAAGGCCTATGCACAACAGCTTATCTGGCTGACGGCCGGCGGCTGATGACCGGCGGCTAAAAATTAACATTGCAAGAAAACTTAACAATTGGCCAAGAAACTCGATCGAGTAGGTAGAATAACAAGTAAATCATTTTGTAAACTCCACCCGATTAACTAACTAGAATAGAGATAACCCAGAACGCCTGTGATAGATAAAAGACGCACTACTCGCGATCTCCCCCAAATTAACGAAAGAATCCGCTTTCCTGAAATCCGCGTTATCGATAGCGACGGCTCTCAGCTAGGCATTATTACTCCTGCCGAAGCTTTGCGCGTGGCCGAAGAAAAGGAACTTGATCTCGTCCTCGTCAGTGAAACGGCAAGTCCTCCCGTTTGCCGGATTATGGACTATGGCAAGTACAAGTTTGAACAGGAGAAAAAGGCCCGCGAAGCCAAGAAAAAACAGCATACAGCCGATATAAAAGAAGTTAAAATGCGCTATAAAATTGATGAGCATGACTACAACGTGCGAGTCAACCAAGCGCAACGTTTTTTAAAAGCGGGAGATAAGGTAAAAGCGACGATTACCTTCCGAGGTCGGGAAATTCAACACTCTAACCTAGCGGAAGAATTACTGGCACGCATGGCCAAGGATTTAGAGGATGTGGCTGAGGTACAGCAAGCGCCAAAAAAAGAAGGTCGTAACATGATGATGATGTTATCGCCGAAAAAATAACTAACTAATCTGGAAAAAGGGGCTAAAACCCCTTTTTTGTTTTTCAGAAATCCCCAAAGGAACCCGACCATTTAAAACAAATGTATTAACCAGATTTTGACTCAATTCGCCGAATCGCCACCACTGCTGGCCGGGGAGGTTGATTAACTTGACCACTGGGCCAATTCGATCCTAGTGGTACTTGTCGTATTTGTTCAAATTCCTGCCCATTAGTGGTTTTCAGGGCAAATTTGCGGTTTTCAAAGGCCAAATCCCGACGAATTCCCCCCGCTTCTCCCGGATGTTGTACTGCCAAAAATAACGTCTCTTGGTCGGGAGTAAAGTACAATCCCGTTAATTCCGCATCCATGGGAGCGATAGCAAAAGGATAGGGATGCTCTTGATCCTTGGCAAACACCCAAGCACTATTATTGCCAAAAATCCCCAATAAATCCCGTTGACTAACCGGGACCCCTTGGGGATAACGCGTTTTCATCTCTCGATTTAACCCACCCGTGGAAATATCGCTAACCATCCAGAGATTTCCCTGTTTATCGAAAGCGAGGTTATCGGGATTAGAAAAACCCTCACCTTTCTCTGTCGGTTCCCCTCCATAAGCGACCACATCCCAACGAAAACTTAAGGAAGCAGCATCGTTGTTATCTTCCCTTAAGCTGATAATCCAACCAAATTCGTAGGGTATTTCGCCATTTGGTCCCTTAAATATCTCCTTGTCGGCTCCTCCCTCCGCTGCACTGGGACTACCAGAGGTAAAGGTCATATATAAAGTGCCATTCTCGTCCACTTCCGTATCTTCCGGCCGACCAGTACAAGTGACCCCAACGGCGTTAGCGGCAAAATGAGCATCGATGAGAATTGCCCCCTGTTTTTCCGTCCTATTACCTTCATACAGGTCTGCGAGGGTCTTATATTTAGCTTTGTAGGCTAGAATCTCCTCATCGTCCTTAAATAGCAGTAATTTAGTCTCATTGACTGTTCTTTCGGGATTCGGCAAAGCTACTACCCCATCCCCGCGACTAGCGGCAATTTGACTCGGTAGGACGGGATTTATCTCCGTGTCGGGATTTAAGGGTATCCAATAACCGGTTTTATCGGCGTTGAATTTGGCCCCGTAGAGCATTCCTTTTTCTAGGAGTTTTGAGTTATTTTTCTGCTTAATATCGCTAATTTTGCCCTCCGAAACGAATTTATAGACATGACCGCCTCTGCGATCGCAACCTGAATAAACCGCCAAGGGTTGCCCCGTCCGAGCGAGAAAAGCGACCGCTTCATGGCGAAAACGCCCTAACCAAGTGTGTTTTGTGCCGTAATCGTCGGGATTGGCCGGATCCACCTCCACCATCCAACCGTATTTATTTCCCGCTAACCCGAAGACGTTACCCCGGCCATCCACTTCCCCACTATTGAGAATAAAGGGGGTAGTATCGGGATGCAAAGAGGAACCATCTTTTAACACTACCTCCGTCACTTGGTCTTGAAAGTTTTCCTCGGCACTAAATACGGTTCCCCAGGGAGTTGTTCCCCCGGCGCAATTTTGAAATGTTCCGATAATTTTTGCCCCTAATCCGTCATCGTAGCCAAGTTTATCGGTTTTGGTAAAAATTGCTACAGCAGGACCGGTCGCTTTCAGGTAACGGCCGTCCTTTAGTCCAGAAATACCGGTAATGCGGCGATCGGCTTTACTATAGGTACGTTGCCATTTTCCCGTTTGATCTTTAGCCAGGGAAATTACGCCAATTCCCTGATCAATTAAGCCTTCTAGGGATATTTCCTCGATTTTTGCCTTTAAGCTGGCATCTTGCAGGCGATAGGCGGCAATTTCACCCTTTTCGTTCGTTTTTTCCCGTACTTCCTTGACGGGTAGGGTTTTACCAATCACTTCTTCAAAGGTTTGTAGCCAAGTACGACCACTGATATATTCAAAATTAACGGTTAGATAACCTTGACCCGCACTGGTTTCGATAAAAGATAGATAATCATTGTTATAACCGAAACGGGAATCACCCACTGCATCCCCCCACTGGGCCAGCACATCGTAGGTGAATCCTTGCGGAAGAACGAGATCATCTAGGACTTTATAGGTTTGATAGGCATTTTTTTGGCTTTCATCGCTCATACCGTCAATTTTTAAGGGAATTGGCAGTTTGACTGGAGAAAAGTTTAAGCCAAAACTATTGGTAGCGATCGCAGGACTGCTAATCAGAGAGGAATATTTTTTCTCTTGCAGACTGAAAAAAGAGACACCAGCAGTGGCAGTTAAAAAGGTGAGGAAATTACGGCGAGAAATACTCATATTTTCAGTAATAAAGTCAAAACTGATACTCAGACCTTGATTAGGTTAAATTTTATTACGGACACTTGACATAGGGATTATACAGTATGCAAGTTATGACTAAGTTAACAGCCAGTTAAAAAGCTCTCCTGCAAAAATAAAAAATCTTCCGTTAGGTGAGGAGACTCGCAGACAGGAGGAGAAAAAAGAGGGAAGAAAATCCCATCCCTCCCTCGGACATTAGATCAAATTTTATTTCTTGCTTTAGTTGCTGCCGAACATTGATTTTAAGATCATCTCGGTAAATTCCCTTATCGGAACCAAGCAACTGGGAGAAATGTTATTTTCTCAGGCAAATCTGAGAGGATTATGTAGAAATATCTATATTACATTTCACCCATCGGTATGCTTTACCGAAATACTGGTTAGATGAAAAACAAGCAAGACAAGCTTTATTAAAACGCGGTGAAACAGTAAACAGTGATCAGTAAACAGTGATCAGTAAACAGTAAACAGTTGTAAGCTGATAGCTAGATTGTCAGGTCACGGAAATCGATGCAAAGTTCACTGAAAAGGATCATCATCGGTGCGAGTTTTTTTCTCGCTACGGTAGTCGGAGCAACTATCGGTTATATGGCCTACGGTTGGAGTTTTCTCGATGCCGTTTATATGGTGATTATCACCATATTTGGAGTAGGTTTCGGGGAAGTTAAACCGATTAACACTCCCAGTCTGAGAGCTTTTACCATGTTAGTTATCGTCTGTGGGACCACCTCGGCCGTTTATGTGGTGGGAGGTTTTTTTCAGATGCTCACCGAGGGAGAAATTAACAAAGCTTTTAGCGATCGCCGGATGAATAAAGAGATGGAATCCCTAGAAAATCACGTCATAATCTGCGGTTTTGGGCGCATAGGACGCATCCTAACGACTAAATTGGCAAAAACAGCCCAATCCTTTATTATCGTCGATAATAACCCCGATCGCATCCGATTAGCTCAGGAAAAAGGTTATATAACTCTTAATGGTAACGCCACCGATGAAAGTATTCTCCAGAAAGCTGGTATCGACAAAGCGCGAGTTTTAGCGACGGTGTTGCCCGATGATGCCTTAAATGTCTTCATCACTTTAACCGCAAGAGAACTCAGTCCGCAACTATACATCATCGCCAGGGGAGAATATCCCAGCACCGAGAAAAAATTAAAACTAGCTGGAGCCGATCAAGTGGTTTTACCTGCTACCATTGGAGCAGAGAGAATGGCCCATTTAATCACCCATCCGGCTGCGATTGATTTTTTACAGGAAGATGAAGGTAGGCGCAATCTTAACGAATTATTAGCCGATATCGACCTGCAATTTGAAGAATACTCGATTTTAAGCGCTTCGCCCTTTTTGGGACAACCCATCAGTCAGATGGAAGTGCGGGGACAGGGGGCTTTTATTATCGTTGCTGTCCGTCAATTTGATGGTCGTGTCATCGCCCATCCCGACCATTCCACCATTCTACAGCAAGGCGATACGGTCATTTTATTAGGTCATCGGGGCGATGTTCCCAATTTTGCCCGTCGTTATGCTCTGCGTCGAGAAATGCGCTATCGGGGGTCTTCTTGGTAGGATATTTACCCAGAACAAAGTTTAGCTTTTCTGGAATCAATTTCCCTGCGGATGGAGATATTACTAACTCACTAATTAAGTAGTCATGCAAAATTAATTACCTACCCGATCGAGCTAAAACCCTTACGGGGCAATGATCGTCATGTGTAAATAATTTTGCCTAGGTACTTATCTCCAGAGACAGCTAAGTAGTCATGCAAAATTAATTACCTGCCCGATCGAGCTAAAACCCTTACGGGGCAATGATCGTCATGTGTAAATAATTTTGCCTAGGTACTTATGAAATTAACCTATCGCAGCATTCCTTACGACAAAAATCCCACTGCCACCGTTGCTTCCAGTCCGATGATTTTAAGCTATCGTGGTGTTCCCTATTTAAAAAACCGTGGTGTCGTTCAAACCATTCAGAAACCGGTAGCCGTTACCTATCGCGGTCAAGCCTATCATATCACTCAATCTTTAGCTTCTTTGCCCACGGAAGGACCCTCTTTAAGTTTTTAACTTCTAGTTCATTTTTCAATTAATCTCTTTTAAATATTGTCAATTAAGTAGCTGGTTATAATTAAATTAAAAATAGATTTTAGGTTCGATCCCCCCTGCCCCCCTTGATAAGGGGGGTGCCGATCCCCCTTAATCCCCCCTTGATAAGGGGGGTGTCTGACAACTTTTAACACCTACCTACTTAATGATTTTATTAATTACCTTAAACGGGTTGTATCTCCCCTCTTGCTCCCTCGCTTCAAGGGGGATTTTTTATTTGTTTTACCAACAAGGAATAACTACCTAAGCAAAATTAATTACACATATTTTTCCCTTCCGCAGTTCCGCAGTTCCAGCGTTCCCCCTTTCCGGAGTCTGAATTTAATTTTGTCGAACTGTTGATAGTTATCAGTTTTTTGTAGAATAGGGAGATTGAGAAAACGAACACCTGCCCCTATGACAAGATTCCCTTTGACTGGTCGCTATTCTGGTTTATGCGTCTTGCTCACTTTATTCTGGTTAAGCGGTCAATCTTTACCGGTGCGAGCAGAAAAAATCTATAATCCCGTCCCCCTAATCCTCAATAAAGAAATTAACGATACTCTCACCGACAAAGATATTCCCACGGGGGAGGGGGGTTTGCTAGGGATTATACCGTAGATTTGGACAAGGACGATCAGGTGGCCATCGATCTCAAATCGGAAAACTTTGATGGAGTTTTAATTCTCCTGGCCGACGATGGTTCCACTGTAGCGGAAAATGACGATGGTCCCGATGGTGGCACTAATGCTCTCCTCTTTGCACGCATTACCGAGTCGGGTAAATATATTATTCGGGTGAGAGCTTTCGGAGAAACCGGTGGGGGAAAATTTACCCTGAAATTAACCCGTTTACGGGCCGTGGAGGGCAAAAATTAGCTAATTATTGTCAAAAAAGCCAAGAATAGAGCCTCTGTCCACTCTACCACCGCACCGTAGGTATCGCCGGTATGACCGCGAAGACGACGATATAACCAGTAACCAGTAAGCAGAGCGAGGGCGATTCCGGCACTAATGGCGATTATTCCCCAGCTTAGACCGCCAAATAGG contains the following coding sequences:
- a CDS encoding potassium channel family protein is translated as MQSSLKRIIIGASFFLATVVGATIGYMAYGWSFLDAVYMVIITIFGVGFGEVKPINTPSLRAFTMLVIVCGTTSAVYVVGGFFQMLTEGEINKAFSDRRMNKEMESLENHVIICGFGRIGRILTTKLAKTAQSFIIVDNNPDRIRLAQEKGYITLNGNATDESILQKAGIDKARVLATVLPDDALNVFITLTARELSPQLYIIARGEYPSTEKKLKLAGADQVVLPATIGAERMAHLITHPAAIDFLQEDEGRRNLNELLADIDLQFEEYSILSASPFLGQPISQMEVRGQGAFIIVAVRQFDGRVIAHPDHSTILQQGDTVILLGHRGDVPNFARRYALRREMRYRGSSW
- a CDS encoding AAA family ATPase produces the protein MITYIKIHGFKSFHNFEMVFTPLTVVAGVNASGKSNLFDALQLLTRLAEVDLKTAFSEQRGHPSELFTQYDEDDYATEMEFIVEMLVNRKVKDNWGGEVDLKYTRLRYQLKIKRESNISGFENLYIVDECLENLKHNEDNWVKNYIPKTVLETWRPKVVTGRRAIPYIKTEDINGIATIVVPQDGQQGNKKVFPAKNASQTVLSSINTIDFKHILAAKQEMLSWKFMQLNPEDLREPTRQDMGIRDTITASGKNLAAALFRIKQDDEYTLTAISRDLNNLLPNLTEVNVYDDKANRQFIIKVKGDDGREFSSRVLSEGTLRLLTLCVLQYDRQHTGLLCFEEPENGIHPFRIQAMARLLKELTVDFEDTEMPLRQVIVNTHSPVLVSQLINWQDDENVSIWLSQLTTIISTIEGKRIKMKSSNFHPVIKENKKQLTLFFSENEAKLTLSEVVEYLKTADAESAIKNIKNQQNQLT
- a CDS encoding DUF4276 family protein, with protein sequence MAKKIKQIIIALATEGSSDHRFLPNIIQRTFERVAFDDEQEIEIFEPICLPQISGENIREKAKKYAIQAVEKGAMVLCFHADADDKTDENAFKERIDPAFNAIKSDEGDLCKNLVAIVPIQMTEAWILADKELLKKELCTNKSDSELAIDKDPESFSNPKETIKNAINKAREGMTKRYRNKLKIDDLYSPLGTKIPLSKLESLSSYKKFEKAVRDIFPQLTKVNNIEDNPDQT
- the infC gene encoding translation initiation factor IF-3 gives rise to the protein MIDKRRTTRDLPQINERIRFPEIRVIDSDGSQLGIITPAEALRVAEEKELDLVLVSETASPPVCRIMDYGKYKFEQEKKAREAKKKQHTADIKEVKMRYKIDEHDYNVRVNQAQRFLKAGDKVKATITFRGREIQHSNLAEELLARMAKDLEDVAEVQQAPKKEGRNMMMMLSPKK
- a CDS encoding PhoX family protein, with translation MSISRRNFLTFLTATAGVSFFSLQEKKYSSLISSPAIATNSFGLNFSPVKLPIPLKIDGMSDESQKNAYQTYKVLDDLVLPQGFTYDVLAQWGDAVGDSRFGYNNDYLSFIETSAGQGYLTVNFEYISGRTWLQTFEEVIGKTLPVKEVREKTNEKGEIAAYRLQDASLKAKIEEISLEGLIDQGIGVISLAKDQTGKWQRTYSKADRRITGISGLKDGRYLKATGPAVAIFTKTDKLGYDDGLGAKIIGTFQNCAGGTTPWGTVFSAEENFQDQVTEVVLKDGSSLHPDTTPFILNSGEVDGRGNVFGLAGNKYGWMVEVDPANPDDYGTKHTWLGRFRHEAVAFLARTGQPLAVYSGCDRRGGHVYKFVSEGKISDIKQKNNSKLLEKGMLYGAKFNADKTGYWIPLNPDTEINPVLPSQIAASRGDGVVALPNPERTVNETKLLLFKDDEEILAYKAKYKTLADLYEGNRTEKQGAILIDAHFAANAVGVTCTGRPEDTEVDENGTLYMTFTSGSPSAAEGGADKEIFKGPNGEIPYEFGWIISLREDNNDAASLSFRWDVVAYGGEPTEKGEGFSNPDNLAFDKQGNLWMVSDISTGGLNREMKTRYPQGVPVSQRDLLGIFGNNSAWVFAKDQEHPYPFAIAPMDAELTGLYFTPDQETLFLAVQHPGEAGGIRRDLAFENRKFALKTTNGQEFEQIRQVPLGSNWPSGQVNQPPRPAVVAIRRIESKSG
- a CDS encoding DUF4278 domain-containing protein, which gives rise to MKLTYRSIPYDKNPTATVASSPMILSYRGVPYLKNRGVVQTIQKPVAVTYRGQAYHITQSLASLPTEGPSLSF